CCAGCGCAGCGCTGGCGCTGGCTGGACTGGCGCGGCGTCGACGCGGCGCTTGAGCACAAGTCACACGAAGCACGACTCGCGGACGGGCGCGTTCACGCGCAGCATTGGGTGTTGCTTGGAGCGGCGTTCGCAGACCTTGCGCGCGTTCTCGTCTTCGCGGCTTGCTTTGCGACTTTGTCGAACGACAGGTTCTCATCGAGCCAGTGCTTAAGCCATAAACGCAAAACGGGTAGTGAGGCCCGTTCTACGTTTCTTGGACTAGGATTGACTCGCATCCGCTTGTGCGGATGCTCGCCCCTGCGGGGCGCCGCTGCGCGGCGTCCAAGTTCGCATTGCGAACTTGTCGAACGATAGGTTCTCATCGAGCCAGTCCTTAAGCCAATAACGCAAAACGGGCCTTGCGGCCCGTTCTGCGTTATTGGCTGGGGGACTAGGATTCGAACCTAGACTGGCGGAGTCAGAGTCCGCTGTCCTACCGTTAGACGATCCCCCAAGAGAGGAGCGCAAGCTTAATTCAGAATCGCATCGGCATAAAGCCCGAATTGCGAATTCTATTCGGCGACGTGGTGCCAGCTGCGTCGGATCACGGGTGTGGTGTCCGCCTGCGCTTCGCACCATTGAATGAGGCTTTGCAGTTGTCGCGAGATCTCGAGCGACTCCTGCATGAGTTCGGTGGAACTCGGCAGGGTGACGAGATCGAGTTGCGCGGCGAGGTAGAGTTGGGTGCGGAGCTCCGCGCAGCTCGAGCGGGCGCGTTCGAGGAAGTGCGCGAACTGTCGCAGCGACGAGCGTTCGTAACCGGCCGCGATCTGGGCGGCGAGCGCGATGCTGGCCGAGGTGATGCGTTCGCGAAAGATTGGGTCTTCGCAGTGCTGAACGAGGGAGTAAGTTTGAATCGCGAAACCGCAGGCGCGGTTCCAGACGCTGAGCGTGTGCAGGGCATCCATGCCGTGACCTCCATGTCGCTTTGAGCATTGCCCGGGCATCCTGCCCGGGCGTTCGTTTGGCGGTGGCCGCGAGTGCGGCCGCCGGATCAACGCTTCGAGTACTGCGGGCGCTTGCGGGCCTTGTGCAGACCGACTTTCTTGCGCTCGACTTCGCGCGCGTCGCGGGTCACGAAACCGGCCACGCGCAGCTGGCGGCGCAGGGTTTCGTCGTACTCGATGAGAGCGCGGGTGATGCCGTGACGGATGGCGCCGGCCTGGCCGGTGATACCGCCGCCTTCGACCGTGACGTTGATGTCGAAGTCATGGGCCATGTTCACGGTCTCGAGCGGCTGGCGCACGATCATGCGGCCGGTCTCGCGACCGAAGTACTGGTCGAGCGGCTTCTCGTTAATCACGATGTTGCCGCTGCCGCGCTGCAGGAAGACGCGTGCGCTGGAACTCTTGCGACGACCTGTGCTGTAAAGAACTTCGTATGCCATGCGCTCAGAACTCCAATTGAATCGGCTGCTGGGCCGTATGCGTATGAACCGGACCGTTGAAGATCTTGAGCTTGCGCAGCATCGCGCGGCCCAGCGGACCCTTGGGCAGCATGCCCTTCACGGCGCGCGTGATGACGGTCTCCGGTGATTTTGCCAGCAGCTTCTCGAAGGTGGTTTCCTTCATGCCGCCGATGTAGCCCGAATGGTTGTAATAAATCTTGCCCTTGGCCTTGTTGCCGGTGACGCGAATCTTCTCGGCATTGACGATCACGATGTAATCACCGGTATCCATGTGAGGCGTGAAGATGGGCTTATGCTTGCCGCGCAGGCGCTTGGCTACTTCGGCCGCCACACGACCCAGTACCTTGTCGTTGACATCGAGCAGGTACCAGTCACGTTTGATCGTGTCCGGCGTCGCGGTGTAAGTTTTCATTGGATCGTCTGGCTGGTTCGGAAAAAAGAGGCGCAATGGTACGGATGGGCGCCGGGAGTGTCAATGCAAAACCCTGTTATCCCGCCACATTTTCGCCCGGCCCGGGGTCTGCGGCGAGCCGGGCCCGGGCCCCTGACGCGATGAGGGTCTATTCCGGTCTCGATCGCGTGCTGGAGCGGGCCGATTCCCTGTTGCGGGCCGCGACCCGCACCGGCGCCCGCCAGCAACGCCCGACGCCCGGGCAGGAACTGCCGGAGCCGGCCCTGGACAATGCGGCTCGCCGCAAGGCGGCGGGGCTCATGCGCGTCAATCACGCCGGCGAGGTCTGCGCCCAGGCGCTCTATGTCAGCCAGGCGGCGCTGGCCCGGGACGAGGACAAGCGCACGGCGCTCCTGCAGGCGGCGCGCGAGGAGGGCGACCATCTGTACTGGTGCGAGCAGCGCCTGGCCGAACTCCACAGCCACACCAGTCGCCTGGACCCGCTGTGGTTCGTCGGCTCCTGCGCGATCGGCATGGTGGCGGCCGCCGTCGGCGACCGCTGGAGTCTCGGCTTCGTCGAGGAGACCGAGAGGCAGGTGGTGGCCCATCTCGAGGGCCACCTCGGCCGGCTGCCCGAGCACGATCTGCGCAGCCGCGCGATCGTGGCCATGATGCGTGACGACGAACAGCGCCATGCCGACGACGCACAATTGCGCGGCGCGGCGCCGCTGCCGGCCGCCGTACGCGGGGCCATGGGCTGGACCGCGCGGGTGATGACCACCGTTTCCTACTGGGTGTGAGCTTTCGGATCTGCCGGCGCGGCCGTTGAAAGCGGCGGTGCGCGCCCCTACCCTCTGGGCCATGAAACAGATACTGACCTTCCTGCGAGCTTACGCGGCGCTGCTCGGCGCCTGTCTTTGGACCTTGAACGCCGCCGCGGCCTTGCCGCCCGCCGTCGACGGCAATGCGCTGCCGAGCCTCGCGCCGATGCTCGAGAACGTGACGCCGGCGGTGGTCAACATCGCGAGCGAGGGCCATGTCGAGCTGCAGTTGAACCCGCTCTTCAACGACCCATTCTTCCGCCGCTTTTTCAACGTGCCGGACCAGCCCCTGAGCCGCAAGACCCAGAGCCTCGGTTCGGGCGTCATCGTTGACGCCGCCCAGGGCCTCATCCTCACCAACAACCATGTCATCGCCAACGCCGACAAGGTCACGGTCAACCTGCGCGACGGTCGCAACTTCAAGGCCGAACTGGTCGGCAGCGACCCGGACAGCGACGTTGCCGTGATCAAGATCAAGGCCACCAAGCTGACGGCGCTGCGCCTCGCCGACTCCGACAAGCTGCGGGTGGGTGATTTCGTGGTCGCCATCGGCAATCCCTTCGGCCTCGGCCAGACCGTGACCTCGGGCATCGTCAGCGCGCTGGCGCGCAGCGGCCTTGGCATCACCGGCTACGACGACCTCATCCAGACCGATGCCTCGATCAATCCCGGCAATTCCGGCGGCGCCCTGGTCAACCTGCGCGGTGAACTCATCGGCATCAATACCGCCATCTATTCCCAGAGCGGCGGCAACATCGGCATCGGCTTCGCGATCCCGGTCAACATGGCCCACCAGATCATGCAGCAGCTGGTGTCCCACGGGCAGGTCAAGCGCGGCTACCTCGGCGCGCAGTTCCAGGATCTGAACCCCGAACTCGCCGAGGCTTTCGGTCTGCGTGCCGACAAGGGCGCGGTGGTGGTGGACGTCACGGATGGCTCACCCGCGGCACGCGGCGGACTCGCGCCCGGCGATGTGGTCACGTCGATCAACGGACGCTCGATTGCGAACGCGGCGGAATTGCGCAACCAGATTGGCCTCATACGTGGCGGCCAGAAAATCGAGCTCGGGCTGTTGCGCGAAGGTCAGGCGGCGCGCGCCACGCTGGTGATAGCCGATCGCGACGAGGGCGTCAGCGCGTCGGGGCAGTTCCGCAACGAGCGTTTCGCCGACACCACCATCGGCGAGATCCCGCAGGATTCTCCGGCCTTCGGGCGTCTGCAGGGCGTGATGGCCTACAAGGTCGATCGCGGTTCGCGGGCGTGGGCGGCGGGCCTGCGCGCCGGCGACGTCATCGTGTCGGTCAACCGCACCCGCACGCCCAGCCTGCCGGCTTTCCTCGCGGTGGTGAACCAGGCCCAGGGCGCGCTGCTGCTGAGCGTGCACCGCGGCAACCAGAGCGCCTACCTCGTCATCAAGTGAGCCTCAGGCGCAGTAA
This genomic interval from Pseudomonadota bacterium contains the following:
- a CDS encoding four helix bundle protein — translated: MDALHTLSVWNRACGFAIQTYSLVQHCEDPIFRERITSASIALAAQIAAGYERSSLRQFAHFLERARSSCAELRTQLYLAAQLDLVTLPSSTELMQESLEISRQLQSLIQWCEAQADTTPVIRRSWHHVAE
- the rpsI gene encoding 30S ribosomal protein S9 — translated: MAYEVLYSTGRRKSSSARVFLQRGSGNIVINEKPLDQYFGRETGRMIVRQPLETVNMAHDFDINVTVEGGGITGQAGAIRHGITRALIEYDETLRRQLRVAGFVTRDAREVERKKVGLHKARKRPQYSKR
- the rplM gene encoding 50S ribosomal protein L13, producing the protein MKTYTATPDTIKRDWYLLDVNDKVLGRVAAEVAKRLRGKHKPIFTPHMDTGDYIVIVNAEKIRVTGNKAKGKIYYNHSGYIGGMKETTFEKLLAKSPETVITRAVKGMLPKGPLGRAMLRKLKIFNGPVHTHTAQQPIQLEF
- the coq7 gene encoding 2-polyprenyl-3-methyl-6-methoxy-1,4-benzoquinone monooxygenase, yielding MRVYSGLDRVLERADSLLRAATRTGARQQRPTPGQELPEPALDNAARRKAAGLMRVNHAGEVCAQALYVSQAALARDEDKRTALLQAAREEGDHLYWCEQRLAELHSHTSRLDPLWFVGSCAIGMVAAAVGDRWSLGFVEETERQVVAHLEGHLGRLPEHDLRSRAIVAMMRDDEQRHADDAQLRGAAPLPAAVRGAMGWTARVMTTVSYWV
- a CDS encoding DegQ family serine endoprotease, with the protein product MKQILTFLRAYAALLGACLWTLNAAAALPPAVDGNALPSLAPMLENVTPAVVNIASEGHVELQLNPLFNDPFFRRFFNVPDQPLSRKTQSLGSGVIVDAAQGLILTNNHVIANADKVTVNLRDGRNFKAELVGSDPDSDVAVIKIKATKLTALRLADSDKLRVGDFVVAIGNPFGLGQTVTSGIVSALARSGLGITGYDDLIQTDASINPGNSGGALVNLRGELIGINTAIYSQSGGNIGIGFAIPVNMAHQIMQQLVSHGQVKRGYLGAQFQDLNPELAEAFGLRADKGAVVVDVTDGSPAARGGLAPGDVVTSINGRSIANAAELRNQIGLIRGGQKIELGLLREGQAARATLVIADRDEGVSASGQFRNERFADTTIGEIPQDSPAFGRLQGVMAYKVDRGSRAWAAGLRAGDVIVSVNRTRTPSLPAFLAVVNQAQGALLLSVHRGNQSAYLVIK